In Dolichospermum flos-aquae CCAP 1403/13F, the following proteins share a genomic window:
- the bchI gene encoding magnesium chelatase ATPase subunit I, with product MTSTAQASASARRAVFPFTAIVGQEEMKLALLLNVIDPKIGGVMIMGDRGTGKSTTIRALADLLPEIPVVANDPFNSDPNDTDLMSDEVRQQVAQGLEIPITHKKVQMVDLPLGATEDRVCGTIDIEKALSEGVKAFEPGLLAKANRGILYVDEVNLLDDHLVDVLLDSAASGWNTVEREGISIRHPAKFVLVGSGNPEEGELRPQLLDRFGMHAEIRTVKEPALRVQIVEERGEFDQNPPVYLEKHQAPQVALQEKIVNAQNLLPQVNLDYDFRVKISEVCSELDVDGLRGDIVTNRAAKALTAFEGRTEVTIDDIRRVITLCLRHRLRKDPLESIDTGYKVEKVFCRVFGVELPEDSTQKNGAGVKAGAR from the coding sequence GTGACTTCAACTGCTCAAGCTAGTGCGAGTGCGCGTCGTGCGGTCTTCCCATTTACAGCCATCGTCGGTCAAGAAGAAATGAAACTGGCACTGCTGCTAAATGTCATTGACCCCAAAATTGGTGGTGTAATGATTATGGGCGATCGCGGCACCGGAAAATCTACAACTATCCGCGCCTTGGCGGACCTTTTACCAGAAATCCCTGTTGTCGCTAATGACCCCTTCAACAGTGACCCCAACGACACGGACTTGATGAGTGATGAAGTCCGTCAACAGGTAGCACAGGGGTTAGAAATTCCCATCACTCACAAAAAGGTGCAAATGGTAGATTTACCATTGGGTGCTACGGAAGACCGGGTTTGTGGGACAATTGACATTGAAAAAGCCTTATCTGAGGGTGTCAAAGCCTTTGAACCGGGACTCCTAGCCAAAGCCAACCGGGGTATTCTTTACGTTGATGAGGTCAACTTATTAGATGACCACTTGGTAGACGTACTCCTCGATTCCGCTGCTAGTGGTTGGAACACTGTGGAACGGGAAGGAATTTCTATCCGTCACCCTGCGAAGTTTGTTCTCGTTGGTTCAGGAAATCCAGAAGAAGGGGAATTACGTCCTCAACTTCTCGACCGTTTTGGAATGCACGCGGAAATCCGCACTGTGAAAGAACCAGCTTTGCGGGTGCAAATTGTGGAGGAACGGGGTGAATTTGACCAAAATCCGCCTGTGTATTTAGAAAAACACCAAGCACCACAAGTAGCATTACAAGAGAAAATTGTCAATGCCCAAAACTTATTACCACAAGTTAATTTAGACTATGACTTCCGGGTGAAAATTTCCGAAGTTTGTTCAGAATTAGATGTGGACGGGTTGCGGGGTGACATCGTGACAAACCGCGCTGCGAAAGCATTAACCGCTTTTGAAGGTCGGACAGAAGTTACAATTGACGATATCCGTCGGGTAATTACTTTATGTCTGCGTCACCGTTTGCGGAAAGATCCTTTAGAATCTATTGATACTGGCTATAAAGTGGAAAAGGTCTTTTGTCGGGTTTTTGGTGTGGAACTTCCAGAAGATTCAACCCAGAAAAATGGTGCAGGGGTAAAAGCTGGCGCTCGTTAG
- a CDS encoding Uma2 family endonuclease — translation MLKYSQLNYLPSSKELPDSDDTPVDNELQDLIPGLLKAMLALIWSQGWDWFFGVDMGIYYDPDKPAIVPDGFLSIGIPRLIDEDLRRSYVLWEEQKLPILVLEIVSHTYRGEYSTKKDFYAQELEILYYVVYNSQRKRKQRLEVYKLVNGEYKLLSGNPVFLPEIGLGIGMEKATYQGITREWLYWFDENGKRFLTPEERMQQSEEKHLESERKWLESEKKANKLAEMLKKLGVDPENL, via the coding sequence ATGCTAAAATACAGCCAATTAAATTATTTACCCTCATCTAAGGAATTACCCGACTCTGACGACACACCAGTGGATAACGAACTACAAGATTTAATTCCCGGTTTATTAAAAGCCATGTTAGCCTTAATCTGGTCACAAGGATGGGATTGGTTTTTTGGCGTAGACATGGGAATATATTATGATCCAGATAAACCTGCAATTGTCCCAGATGGATTTTTAAGTATTGGTATTCCCAGATTAATTGATGAAGATTTACGCCGCAGTTATGTATTATGGGAAGAACAAAAATTACCGATTTTAGTGTTAGAAATAGTGTCTCATACCTATAGGGGAGAATATAGCACTAAGAAAGATTTTTATGCTCAAGAATTGGAGATATTATATTATGTAGTTTATAATTCTCAGCGTAAGAGAAAACAACGTTTAGAGGTTTACAAATTAGTCAATGGAGAATATAAGTTACTGTCAGGAAACCCTGTTTTTCTACCAGAGATAGGGTTAGGAATAGGAATGGAAAAAGCAACATATCAAGGAATAACTAGGGAATGGTTATATTGGTTTGATGAAAATGGAAAACGATTTTTAACACCAGAAGAAAGGATGCAACAAAGTGAGGAAAAACATTTAGAATCTGAAAGAAAATGGTTAGAATCTGAGAAAAAGGCTAATAAATTAGCAGAGATGTTAAAAAAATTAGGAGTTGATCCTGAAAATTTATAG
- a CDS encoding Eco57I restriction-modification methylase domain-containing protein has protein sequence MFANENERDIAYSFQNNETAFYGRVLVIAEAKYWERPLSKVSANDKRDIFKNENPSFQISSYLTGTGVDWGILTNGREWRLYYRQASSTATEFYPLDLVELLETEDLEKFKYFWLFFRSAAFEKDSYNKNFLERVREGSTTYATQVGNELKTLVFEQIFPDLAGGFVADAIRRGKTGEPKQIYAATLSFLYKLLFLLYAEARNLLPITTAYRDYSLIKITQEIAESVDKQRTLSQTSTKIYKSLLGLFEIVDRGDPALEVPRYNGGLFHFDFHEAEDIKDYPDNWFLYQNQLSDAVLFPALDKLARFEKLPIDYSFLGVRQLGSIYEGLLEYRVVIADGNTGKVHLENDKGERKATGSYYTPDYIVKYIVSHTLKPILEERKQKFADLMTQISQLHEKMADGRLGVQSRNGLQKDLQRLERKSTNTLLDIKICDPAMGSGHFLVEAVDYFTDELIIILNEYPEHNPVLEMLKQTREGILANLQQQGITIDVNKLEDTQLLQRVVMKRCIYGVDLNPMAVELAKVSLWLHSFTIGAPLSFLDHHLRCGNSLIGTTAREAEANMVKEESGQLNLLTGPFVGLLRAAEIMRGVSTLSDATFAEVETSERLFKEFDQAAKPYKRLLDIYVSKYFGLKRADHFLRVYGTNAINANSENMNAADIAVYEDARKLFDQKQFFHWDLEFPEVFIDLENASWKENPGFDAVIGNPPYGSFLNEIDANYLKNNYQYVQYRAESYVAFMEKTFLLLIRHLGLVSLIVPDNWMYLDFTENLRVTFLKTGYLKAIVALPKTVFSDATVDTSIYVIQKKLSDQLEYSDVLIIPCHKNKSLVNLDDTDQINYYRTQDYWLKFHQHIINPYLYPKEASILEKVADKSDDLNKIVTISYGLKAYQKGKGTPPQTSNIMDSKPFTSLTKIDNSFSPFFEGQSINRYSIIWNNDNWIKWGKWLAEPRNEDLFNKERLLFRKVVGTRLFGSFYEKEAYSNTLLYIIKTIYPPVSNYHLKTLLTILNSNLIGFVFRKKFAIREDDTFPQILLDDFAALPIPKISFTTPLEKRQAYLENIISFYQQYQINHNPDILFTQIDHHLNQQPSEADVIHDLLAYLAEQMIELNKQKQTETKGFLTWLERLIGTEIDNLTNKSKIQNYLGDYYKQNQGDNHLTFDELIGILKKNQKKLKIDPTARTEQEILEREYQSSLNTLLPIKKQLKQCDWLIDEIVYRLYGLTEEEKAIIQG, from the coding sequence TTGTTTGCAAATGAAAATGAAAGGGATATAGCTTACTCTTTTCAAAATAATGAAACTGCTTTTTATGGTAGAGTATTGGTAATAGCAGAAGCTAAATATTGGGAAAGACCATTAAGTAAAGTTTCTGCTAATGATAAAAGAGATATTTTCAAGAATGAAAATCCATCTTTTCAAATTTCTAGTTATTTGACTGGTACGGGAGTTGATTGGGGAATTTTAACCAATGGGAGAGAATGGCGTTTATATTATCGTCAAGCATCTTCTACCGCAACAGAATTTTATCCTCTTGATTTGGTAGAATTATTAGAAACTGAAGATTTGGAAAAGTTCAAATATTTCTGGTTATTTTTTAGAAGTGCTGCTTTTGAAAAAGATAGTTACAATAAAAACTTTTTGGAAAGAGTCAGAGAAGGAAGTACAACTTATGCGACTCAAGTAGGAAATGAATTAAAAACATTGGTATTTGAGCAAATATTTCCTGACTTAGCAGGGGGTTTCGTTGCAGACGCTATCAGACGGGGAAAAACTGGAGAACCAAAACAGATTTATGCAGCCACTTTATCATTTTTATATAAGTTGTTATTTCTATTATATGCTGAAGCCAGAAATCTATTACCAATTACTACCGCTTACCGTGATTATAGTTTGATTAAAATTACCCAAGAAATAGCAGAAAGTGTTGATAAACAAAGAACATTAAGTCAAACTTCGACAAAGATTTATAAGAGTTTATTAGGTTTATTTGAAATAGTAGATAGAGGTGATCCAGCTTTAGAAGTACCTCGTTATAATGGTGGTTTATTTCATTTTGATTTTCATGAAGCTGAAGACATCAAAGACTATCCAGATAATTGGTTTTTGTATCAAAATCAATTATCTGATGCTGTCTTATTTCCCGCTTTAGATAAATTAGCACGGTTTGAAAAATTACCCATTGACTACAGCTTTTTAGGTGTGCGACAATTGGGTTCAATTTATGAAGGTTTATTAGAATATCGCGTAGTGATTGCAGATGGAAATACGGGTAAAGTCCATTTAGAAAATGATAAGGGTGAACGCAAAGCGACGGGTTCTTATTACACACCTGATTACATTGTTAAATACATTGTTAGTCATACTCTCAAACCGATTTTAGAGGAGAGAAAACAAAAATTTGCGGATTTGATGACGCAAATTAGCCAATTACATGAAAAAATGGCAGATGGTAGATTAGGAGTACAAAGCCGTAATGGTTTACAAAAAGATTTACAACGTTTAGAAAGAAAAAGTACAAATACCTTACTGGATATTAAGATATGTGATCCTGCTATGGGAAGCGGACATTTTTTGGTAGAAGCTGTTGATTATTTCACAGATGAATTAATCATTATTTTAAATGAATATCCTGAACATAATCCGGTTTTGGAGATGTTGAAACAAACCCGCGAGGGGATTTTAGCAAATTTACAACAGCAGGGAATTACTATTGATGTCAATAAGTTAGAAGATACTCAACTTTTGCAACGGGTGGTAATGAAACGCTGTATTTATGGTGTGGATTTGAACCCAATGGCGGTAGAATTAGCTAAGGTGAGTTTATGGTTACATTCTTTCACAATTGGCGCTCCTTTGAGTTTTTTAGATCATCATTTGCGCTGCGGAAATTCCCTTATTGGTACGACTGCGCGAGAAGCAGAAGCGAATATGGTAAAAGAGGAAAGTGGACAATTAAATTTATTAACTGGTCCCTTTGTCGGGTTGTTACGTGCTGCGGAAATTATGCGCGGTGTGAGTACGTTAAGTGATGCAACTTTTGCGGAAGTGGAAACTAGCGAAAGATTATTTAAGGAATTTGATCAAGCTGCGAAACCTTATAAACGGTTATTAGATATTTATGTTTCTAAATATTTTGGTTTGAAACGTGCTGATCATTTCTTACGGGTTTATGGTACAAATGCGATTAATGCTAATTCTGAAAATATGAATGCTGCTGATATTGCAGTATATGAAGACGCGAGAAAGTTATTTGACCAAAAGCAGTTTTTTCATTGGGATTTGGAATTTCCAGAGGTTTTTATTGATTTAGAAAATGCAAGTTGGAAAGAAAATCCTGGTTTTGATGCTGTGATTGGAAATCCTCCTTATGGTTCTTTTTTAAACGAAATAGATGCTAATTATCTAAAGAATAATTATCAATATGTTCAGTATAGAGCAGAAAGTTATGTTGCTTTTATGGAAAAAACTTTTTTGCTATTAATACGTCATCTTGGTTTAGTTTCACTTATTGTACCAGATAACTGGATGTATCTTGATTTTACGGAAAACTTAAGAGTTACTTTTTTGAAAACAGGTTATTTGAAAGCAATAGTAGCACTTCCTAAGACAGTTTTTTCTGACGCTACAGTTGATACAAGTATTTATGTAATTCAGAAGAAATTATCTGATCAATTAGAGTATAGTGATGTTTTGATTATACCATGCCATAAAAATAAATCTTTAGTGAATCTTGATGACACAGACCAAATAAATTATTATAGAACCCAAGATTACTGGCTAAAGTTTCATCAACATATTATTAATCCATATCTTTATCCAAAAGAGGCTTCAATACTTGAAAAAGTTGCTGATAAGAGTGATGACTTAAATAAAATTGTAACTATTAGCTATGGACTTAAAGCTTATCAGAAGGGAAAAGGGACTCCTCCTCAGACTTCTAATATAATGGATTCTAAACCATTTACATCATTAACAAAGATAGATAATTCATTTAGTCCTTTCTTTGAAGGTCAGTCTATAAATAGATATTCTATTATTTGGAATAATGATAATTGGATTAAATGGGGTAAATGGCTGGCCGAACCAAGAAATGAGGATTTATTCAATAAAGAACGCTTGCTTTTTAGAAAAGTTGTTGGTACTAGATTATTTGGAAGCTTTTATGAAAAAGAAGCTTATAGTAATACTTTATTATATATTATCAAGACTATTTATCCACCAGTGTCAAATTATCACCTTAAGACATTACTAACTATATTAAATAGTAATCTTATAGGTTTTGTTTTTCGCAAAAAATTTGCTATTAGGGAAGATGATACATTCCCTCAGATCTTGTTAGATGATTTTGCTGCGCTTCCCATTCCCAAAATCTCCTTTACAACTCCCCTAGAAAAACGCCAAGCATATCTAGAAAATATTATTAGTTTTTACCAACAATATCAAATCAATCATAACCCAGATATCCTATTTACCCAAATTGATCACCACCTCAACCAACAACCATCAGAAGCGGATGTAATTCATGACTTACTCGCATATTTAGCCGAACAAATGATAGAATTAAATAAACAAAAACAAACAGAAACTAAAGGATTTTTGACATGGTTAGAAAGATTAATCGGTACTGAAATTGATAATCTTACCAATAAATCGAAAATTCAAAATTATTTAGGTGATTATTATAAACAAAATCAAGGAGATAACCATTTAACCTTTGATGAATTAATTGGTATCCTCAAGAAAAATCAGAAAAAACTAAAAATAGATCCCACCGCGAGAACAGAACAGGAAATATTAGAAAGAGAATATCAATCAAGTTTAAATACACTACTACCAATCAAAAAACAACTTAAACAATGTGATTGGTTAATTGATGAAATTGTTTATCGGTTATATGGTTTAACTGAAGAAGAAAAAGCGATAATTCAAGGATAA